A single window of Oceanidesulfovibrio indonesiensis DNA harbors:
- a CDS encoding esterase/lipase family protein, with product MAVAHPIVLIPGIKGTKLVETNRVSHDIIFSGVQMHYESVMDLELTPVFNRSHFDRRPDTIIHPGELESVAYGSFVDEASQDAIVFIFNYDWRLSLAENGKRLRAFLEYLANKGKAINKALKVEKKQERVDFSSFNIVTHSMGNFIARNYLKHWGFELVEKVVFVAPPFRGALSLAQVVVTGQGMFSTKQKIRKIIRTFPGALELMPHKPGYQTASRFDDGSGHDFFNADHWQSNVNDQRKDWGRKFRSTLESAGSAVAGELAELSDFGAEERRRMLVIARHGADTLQAVTVRKNTPAVSNFLDFKRACHNAFGDEQVAHASSCAFWESVQTLMVTDKTGFFNALSGLFTWEQLLGPHAMVMADDRVQTLVLDFFDADRPFEFRVPGDTVRPVVGLDVKRCEDAAEGHVYWVPKVGDAEDGEVLLEQDE from the coding sequence ATGGCAGTTGCCCATCCCATTGTCCTCATTCCCGGCATCAAAGGCACCAAGCTCGTGGAGACGAATCGCGTCTCGCATGACATCATTTTTTCCGGCGTGCAGATGCACTACGAGTCGGTCATGGATCTGGAGCTGACGCCGGTTTTCAACAGGAGCCACTTTGATCGCCGGCCGGACACGATCATCCATCCCGGCGAGCTGGAAAGCGTGGCGTACGGCTCGTTTGTGGATGAGGCGAGCCAGGACGCCATCGTCTTCATCTTCAACTACGACTGGCGGCTTTCCCTGGCCGAGAACGGCAAACGCCTGCGGGCCTTTCTGGAATACCTCGCGAACAAGGGCAAGGCCATCAACAAGGCCCTGAAAGTTGAGAAGAAGCAGGAGCGCGTTGATTTTTCTTCATTCAACATCGTGACCCATTCCATGGGCAACTTCATCGCCCGCAACTACCTGAAGCACTGGGGATTCGAGCTCGTCGAGAAGGTCGTCTTCGTGGCCCCGCCGTTTCGTGGCGCGCTGAGTCTGGCCCAGGTGGTGGTCACCGGGCAGGGCATGTTCTCCACCAAACAGAAGATACGCAAGATCATCCGTACATTCCCCGGCGCTCTGGAGCTCATGCCGCACAAGCCGGGGTATCAGACGGCGAGCCGGTTCGACGACGGCTCCGGCCATGACTTTTTCAATGCGGACCACTGGCAGAGCAACGTGAACGACCAGCGCAAGGACTGGGGCCGCAAGTTCAGATCCACGCTGGAGTCAGCGGGCAGCGCCGTGGCCGGCGAACTGGCCGAACTGAGCGATTTCGGCGCGGAGGAGCGCAGGCGGATGCTCGTCATCGCCAGGCATGGAGCTGATACACTGCAGGCCGTCACCGTCCGCAAGAACACGCCGGCGGTGTCCAATTTCCTGGACTTCAAGAGGGCTTGCCACAACGCCTTCGGGGACGAGCAGGTGGCCCACGCCAGCTCCTGCGCCTTCTGGGAGAGCGTGCAGACCCTCATGGTTACGGACAAGACCGGGTTCTTCAATGCCCTCAGCGGCTTGTTTACGTGGGAACAACTGCTCGGCCCGCACGCCATGGTCATGGCCGACGACCGCGTGCAGACTCTGGTGCTCGACTTCTTCGATGCCGACCGGCCCTTCGAGTTCCGGGTTCCCGGCGATACGGTCCGGCCCGTGGTGGGGCTGGATGTAAAGCGCTGCGAAGATGCGGCCGAGGGCCACGTCTACTGGGTGCCCAAGGTGGGCGACGCCGAGGATGGCGAAGTGCTGCTCGAACAGGATGAGTAG
- the mgtE gene encoding magnesium transporter, with protein MTNRIHDMVEGKHWVELRKWYADHNVLETADELSRLGPEHRAVAFRLLPKDRALRVFEEMDPSEQGRLIATLRKEHVVELFREMDPDDQVRLMDELPAKIAKDLLEGLSPQERHLTSILLGYPDDTVGRIMSPEFVSLRPTMTVSQAIEKVRRAGKMAETVYTLPVTEESFRLIGVVSLRELVLARPEALVGDLMNQEVFSAHADDDQEEAARLILEAGVIALPVLDREDRLVGVFTVDDAMEVLELESTEDFALSGATTSLNMPYMSASVLRLARIRVVWLLVLVLTASISVKVLDIFEATLQSVVTLTLFIPLLIDTGGNIGAQSSTLVVRAMAVGEIRFKDVFLVILRELRVGLLLGLMLGALALLPVSYFFDPKISLVLSLSLVSICIISATSGAALPMLAKRVGVDPAVVSAPIITTLVDSLGLIVYFLFANAILDI; from the coding sequence ATGACGAACCGAATACACGACATGGTGGAAGGTAAACACTGGGTGGAACTCCGCAAATGGTACGCAGATCATAACGTACTCGAAACTGCTGACGAGTTATCCCGTCTTGGTCCCGAACACCGTGCGGTTGCCTTCAGATTGCTGCCCAAAGATCGCGCTCTCCGGGTTTTCGAAGAAATGGACCCATCTGAACAGGGACGACTGATCGCCACGCTGCGCAAGGAGCACGTTGTCGAACTGTTTCGAGAAATGGATCCTGACGACCAGGTACGGCTCATGGACGAGCTCCCTGCCAAAATCGCAAAGGATCTCCTGGAAGGACTCTCGCCGCAAGAACGCCATCTGACCTCCATCCTTCTGGGCTATCCTGATGATACCGTCGGTCGGATCATGAGCCCTGAGTTCGTCTCCCTGCGGCCGACCATGACCGTCTCCCAGGCCATAGAGAAGGTCCGGAGGGCTGGGAAAATGGCGGAAACGGTCTACACTCTCCCGGTGACGGAAGAGTCCTTTCGACTCATCGGTGTTGTCAGCCTCAGAGAACTCGTCCTGGCCCGGCCGGAGGCCTTGGTGGGGGACCTGATGAATCAGGAGGTTTTCTCGGCCCATGCCGACGACGACCAGGAGGAAGCCGCGCGGTTGATCCTCGAGGCAGGGGTCATCGCCCTACCGGTCCTGGATCGAGAGGACAGGCTTGTCGGCGTGTTCACGGTGGACGATGCCATGGAGGTGCTGGAGCTCGAGAGCACGGAAGATTTCGCCCTGAGCGGAGCGACTACGTCTTTAAACATGCCGTACATGTCCGCTTCCGTCCTGCGGCTGGCGCGCATCAGGGTGGTTTGGTTGCTCGTGCTCGTCCTGACCGCCAGCATCTCCGTCAAAGTCCTGGACATTTTCGAAGCCACTCTCCAGTCGGTGGTGACCCTGACCCTGTTCATCCCTTTGCTCATTGACACCGGAGGAAACATCGGCGCGCAGTCTTCAACCCTTGTAGTCCGGGCCATGGCCGTGGGTGAAATCCGGTTCAAGGATGTTTTTCTCGTTATTCTTCGCGAACTGCGAGTGGGATTGCTGCTCGGGCTGATGCTCGGAGCACTCGCCCTCCTCCCGGTATCTTACTTTTTCGATCCCAAAATCTCCCTTGTTCTCTCCCTCTCCCTGGTCTCCATCTGCATCATCTCCGCCACATCCGGAGCAGCTTTGCCCATGTTGGCCAAACGGGTCGGGGTTGACCCCGCTGTGGTCAGCGCCCCCATCATCACCACCCTGGTCGACTCCCTCGGGCTCATCGTCTATTTTCTGTTCGCCAACGCCATTCTTGACATCTGA
- the dnaE gene encoding DNA polymerase III subunit alpha, translated as MPDFVHLHCHTEYSLLDGAIRLKDLIARAKEFGSPAAAITDHGNLYGALSFYLKAKAEGIKPILGSELYVAHHHHQDRESEEARKRYHLVLLAQNEEGWRNLVKLVSTGYLHGFYHKPRVDKDLLRKHSEGLIALSACLAGEIPRALMNQGVEAALPVAQEYADIFPGRFYLELQANNLPEQAELNDKLIALSKQTSLPLVATNDCHYLTAEDYEAHDVLLCIQTAACVNDDKRMRFTTSDLYYKSPEEMAAHFPELPEAIENTALIAEQCDVELDLETHHFPVYSLPEGKSLHEEFVEMCRRGLEERIAKAPYEIDRKLYEERLEKEIDVIAQMGFEGYFLIVQDFINWAKAQNIPVGPGRGSAAGSLVAWVLRITNLDPIPYNLLFERFLNIERVSMPDIDVDFCERRRGEVIRYVTEKYGDDSVAQITTFGTMKAKAVVRDVGRALGMSFGETDRIAKLIPEDLKMTIDKALEQEPELRALAEDDPTIGQLIDVSRRLEGLSRHASTHAAGVVIGDRQLNHYLPLYRGKKDEVVTQFDMKMVEKVGLIKFDFLGLRTMTVIQDTLDLIGRQGKDVPDLDALLLSDEETYQLYSRGDTDGVFQVESSGMRKYLRMLKPSCFDDLIAMLALYRPGPLNSGMVDEFIKRKHGEVPVSYPLPQLEETLQPTYGVIVYQEQVMKIAQVVANYTLGGADLLRRAMGKKNAEAMAKERVKFVAGAAENDIGEKKANEIFDLMEKFAEYGFNKSHSAAYALISYYTAYLKTHFKAEFMAALMTSELSNQDKLLKYINACREMGIPVVPPNVNVGRREFNVSDGQVVYGLGGVKNVGDEAINEIVREREENGPYISLLDLATRINLRKVTKRVFEHLIKAGACDCLGATRQGLLASLDQVVARAQKRARDKESGQTSLFAMVPEAEAPVTPGVGFDCPEQEMEEWEDELRSAFEKDALGFYLTSHPLLPYRRELPRLGLETLEMCAEKSPKQPVRTAVLITSKKEYITRKGDRMAFLGIEDLTGQGEAAIFPEAYRAYKEFINADKPLIVEGTVSDRSGPDEEEGPKQAKLLIDSVMFLAEAAQECTEPVTFDLRAEQLAGEGLAQFKHLVSRHAGPAEVNLRIHYPDVCCTLKLGPTYRVAPCPELDKAVQRLECRELDPADLNGCRPAAAPTPAEADHA; from the coding sequence ATGCCTGATTTCGTACATCTGCACTGCCATACCGAATACTCCCTCCTGGACGGCGCCATCCGTCTGAAGGACCTTATCGCCCGCGCCAAGGAGTTCGGCAGCCCGGCCGCGGCCATCACCGACCACGGCAACCTCTACGGCGCCTTGTCGTTCTATCTCAAGGCCAAGGCGGAAGGCATCAAGCCCATCCTCGGCAGCGAGCTGTACGTGGCGCACCACCATCACCAGGACCGCGAGAGCGAGGAGGCCAGAAAGCGCTACCACCTCGTGCTCCTGGCCCAGAACGAGGAAGGCTGGCGCAACCTCGTCAAGCTCGTCTCCACCGGCTACCTGCACGGCTTCTACCACAAACCGCGGGTGGACAAGGATCTGCTCAGGAAGCACAGCGAAGGACTCATCGCCCTGTCCGCATGCCTGGCCGGCGAGATACCCCGCGCGCTGATGAACCAGGGTGTGGAGGCGGCCCTGCCTGTAGCACAGGAATATGCCGACATCTTTCCGGGACGTTTTTACCTGGAGTTGCAGGCCAACAACCTGCCGGAGCAGGCCGAGCTCAACGACAAGCTCATCGCCCTTTCGAAGCAGACCAGCCTGCCCCTGGTGGCGACGAACGACTGCCACTACCTCACCGCCGAGGACTACGAAGCGCACGACGTGCTGCTCTGCATCCAGACAGCGGCCTGCGTGAACGACGATAAGCGCATGCGCTTCACCACGAGCGACCTCTACTACAAGTCGCCGGAGGAGATGGCCGCGCACTTTCCGGAACTGCCTGAAGCCATCGAAAACACTGCGCTCATAGCCGAGCAATGCGATGTGGAGCTGGACCTGGAGACGCACCACTTCCCGGTCTACTCGCTGCCGGAGGGCAAATCCCTGCACGAGGAGTTCGTGGAGATGTGCCGCCGGGGCCTGGAAGAGCGCATAGCCAAAGCGCCGTACGAGATCGACCGGAAGCTTTACGAAGAGCGTCTGGAGAAAGAGATCGACGTCATCGCCCAGATGGGTTTCGAGGGCTACTTCCTCATCGTCCAGGACTTCATCAACTGGGCCAAGGCGCAGAACATCCCGGTGGGCCCGGGCCGTGGTTCGGCGGCCGGATCCCTGGTGGCCTGGGTGCTGCGCATCACCAACCTGGACCCCATCCCGTACAACCTGCTTTTCGAGCGCTTTCTGAACATCGAGCGCGTGTCCATGCCGGATATCGACGTGGACTTCTGCGAACGCCGCCGCGGCGAGGTCATCCGGTACGTGACCGAGAAGTACGGAGACGACAGCGTTGCGCAGATCACCACCTTCGGCACCATGAAAGCCAAGGCCGTAGTGCGCGACGTGGGCCGCGCCCTGGGCATGAGCTTCGGCGAGACCGACCGCATAGCCAAGCTCATTCCCGAAGATCTCAAGATGACCATCGACAAGGCCCTGGAGCAGGAACCGGAGCTCAGGGCCCTGGCCGAGGACGATCCCACCATCGGCCAGCTCATCGACGTTTCCCGCCGGCTGGAAGGCCTCTCGCGCCACGCCTCCACCCACGCGGCCGGCGTGGTCATCGGCGACAGGCAGCTGAACCATTACTTGCCGCTGTACCGCGGGAAAAAAGACGAGGTCGTCACCCAGTTCGACATGAAGATGGTGGAGAAAGTCGGCCTCATCAAGTTCGACTTCCTGGGTCTGCGCACCATGACCGTGATCCAGGACACCCTGGACCTCATCGGCCGCCAGGGCAAGGACGTGCCGGACCTGGACGCCCTGCTCCTGAGCGACGAGGAGACCTACCAGCTATACTCCCGCGGGGACACGGACGGCGTGTTCCAGGTGGAAAGCTCGGGCATGCGCAAATATCTGCGCATGCTCAAGCCGTCATGCTTCGACGATCTCATTGCCATGCTCGCCCTCTACCGGCCCGGTCCGCTCAACTCCGGCATGGTCGACGAGTTCATCAAGCGCAAGCACGGCGAGGTTCCTGTTTCCTATCCCCTGCCCCAGCTGGAAGAGACGCTGCAGCCCACATACGGCGTCATCGTCTATCAGGAGCAGGTCATGAAGATCGCCCAGGTGGTGGCCAACTACACTCTGGGCGGTGCGGACCTCTTGCGTCGCGCCATGGGCAAGAAGAACGCCGAAGCCATGGCCAAGGAGCGGGTCAAGTTCGTGGCCGGCGCGGCCGAGAACGACATCGGCGAAAAGAAGGCCAACGAGATATTCGACTTGATGGAGAAGTTCGCCGAATACGGCTTCAACAAGTCCCACTCCGCGGCCTATGCGCTTATCAGCTACTACACCGCCTATCTCAAGACGCATTTCAAAGCCGAGTTCATGGCTGCGCTGATGACCTCGGAACTTTCGAACCAGGACAAGCTGCTCAAATACATCAACGCCTGCCGCGAAATGGGCATTCCTGTGGTGCCGCCGAACGTGAACGTAGGCCGCCGCGAGTTCAACGTCTCGGACGGCCAGGTGGTCTACGGCCTTGGCGGCGTGAAGAACGTGGGCGACGAGGCCATCAACGAGATCGTGCGCGAACGCGAGGAGAACGGACCCTACATCAGCCTGCTGGACCTGGCCACGCGCATCAACCTGCGCAAGGTCACCAAGCGGGTCTTCGAACACCTCATCAAAGCCGGCGCGTGCGATTGCCTGGGCGCGACCCGGCAGGGTCTGCTCGCCAGCCTCGACCAGGTGGTGGCCCGGGCCCAGAAACGCGCCCGGGACAAGGAGTCCGGCCAGACCTCACTCTTCGCCATGGTCCCGGAGGCCGAAGCGCCCGTCACACCCGGCGTAGGGTTCGACTGCCCGGAGCAGGAGATGGAGGAATGGGAGGACGAGTTGCGCTCAGCTTTCGAAAAGGACGCTCTCGGCTTCTATCTCACCTCGCACCCCTTGCTGCCGTATCGCCGGGAGCTGCCACGGCTCGGCCTGGAGACGCTGGAAATGTGCGCGGAGAAATCGCCCAAGCAGCCGGTGCGCACCGCCGTGCTGATCACCTCGAAAAAGGAATATATCACCAGGAAGGGCGACAGAATGGCGTTCCTGGGCATCGAGGACCTGACCGGCCAGGGCGAGGCCGCCATCTTCCCGGAGGCGTACCGCGCGTACAAGGAGTTCATCAACGCGGACAAGCCGCTCATCGTCGAAGGCACGGTGAGCGACCGTTCCGGCCCGGACGAAGAGGAAGGCCCCAAACAGGCCAAGCTGTTAATCGATTCCGTGATGTTTCTTGCCGAGGCGGCGCAGGAATGCACAGAGCCGGTCACCTTCGACCTGCGGGCCGAGCAGCTGGCCGGCGAAGGCCTCGCTCAATTCAAGCACCTCGTCTCACGCCATGCCGGACCGGCCGAGGTCAATCTGCGCATCCACTACCCGGACGTCTGTTGCACGCTCAAGCTTGGGCCCACCTACCGCGTCGCGCCGTGCCCGGAGCTGGACAAGGCCGTGCAACGCCTGGAGTGCCGGGAACTCGACCCCGCCGACCTCAACGGCTGCCGACCGGCGGCCGCCCCAACACCTGCGGAGGCAGACCATGCCTGA
- the queD gene encoding 6-carboxytetrahydropterin synthase QueD, translated as MPDGRYRLTIRESFAASHCLRHYEGKCENLHGHNFEVEVAVEGTRLDPKIEFLMDFKELRTKLKEVLGPLDHAHLNEVAPFDLRNPSSENLARHIYEQLATALPGHVKLVHVSVSEKPGQTATYFPE; from the coding sequence ATGCCTGATGGCCGTTATCGACTCACCATCCGCGAATCCTTCGCCGCCTCGCACTGCCTGCGCCACTATGAGGGCAAGTGCGAGAATCTGCACGGCCACAACTTCGAAGTCGAGGTGGCCGTGGAAGGCACGAGGCTCGACCCGAAGATCGAATTCCTCATGGACTTCAAGGAACTGCGCACGAAGCTCAAGGAGGTCCTCGGCCCGCTGGACCACGCTCACCTCAACGAAGTCGCGCCCTTCGATCTGCGCAATCCGTCCTCGGAAAACCTTGCCCGGCACATTTACGAACAGCTGGCTACCGCCCTGCCCGGCCACGTGAAGCTTGTGCATGTGAGCGTTTCCGAGAAGCCCGGCCAGACGGCGACTTATTTCCCTGAATAG
- a CDS encoding transporter substrate-binding domain-containing protein, with translation MKRILALTVAFLLVASTAIAADIELAKKSHIEKILQSGKLRVGFESGYMPFEMTNTKGDFVGFDIDMAKEMAKAMGVEFVPVNTAWDGIIPALLTDKFDIIMSGMTVTQDRNLKVLFADPYIIVGQTLIVNPDMAPEVKSYRDLNDPKYIVTSKLGTTGEQAVKRSIPKCTYKSFETEQEAVLEVLNGKAHAFVYDLPYCVVFMAQQGSDAGLNFIDEPFTYEPLAWAINKGDPDFLNWLNNFLRQLKNDGRYDMIYNKWITSTDWIKDVQE, from the coding sequence ATGAAACGTATTCTCGCACTCACCGTGGCGTTCCTGCTCGTGGCGTCCACGGCAATCGCAGCCGACATCGAGTTGGCGAAAAAGTCCCACATCGAGAAAATTCTCCAGTCCGGCAAGCTCCGCGTAGGTTTCGAGTCCGGCTACATGCCGTTCGAGATGACCAACACCAAGGGCGACTTCGTAGGCTTCGACATCGATATGGCCAAGGAAATGGCCAAAGCCATGGGCGTGGAGTTCGTGCCTGTGAACACCGCCTGGGACGGCATCATCCCCGCGCTGCTCACCGACAAGTTCGACATCATCATGAGCGGCATGACCGTGACCCAGGACCGCAACCTCAAGGTCCTGTTCGCCGATCCGTACATCATCGTGGGCCAGACCCTCATCGTCAATCCCGACATGGCTCCCGAGGTCAAGTCCTATCGCGATCTCAACGATCCCAAGTACATCGTCACCTCCAAGCTCGGCACCACCGGCGAGCAGGCCGTGAAGCGGAGCATCCCCAAGTGCACCTACAAGTCCTTCGAGACCGAGCAGGAAGCCGTGCTTGAGGTTCTCAACGGCAAGGCCCACGCCTTCGTGTACGATCTGCCGTATTGCGTGGTCTTCATGGCTCAACAGGGATCCGACGCCGGCCTCAACTTCATCGACGAGCCCTTCACCTACGAGCCCCTGGCCTGGGCCATCAACAAGGGCGACCCGGACTTCCTGAACTGGCTCAACAACTTCCTGCGTCAGCTGAAGAACGACGGCCGCTACGATATGATCTACAACAAGTGGATCACGTCCACCGACTGGATCAAGGACGTCCAGGAGTAA
- a CDS encoding amino acid ABC transporter ATP-binding protein, whose protein sequence is MIEVKQINKYFYTPDKIHALRDVSTTVEAGEVVVVIGPSGSGKSTFLRCLNRLEYADEGQILIDGVDILDSKTNINKVRADVGMVFQSFNLFPHKTVLENLTIAQTVVRKRGRKEAEKKAMGLLEKVGIHAKSGVYPDQLSGGQQQRVAIARALCMDPKVMLFDEPTSALDPEMIGEVLDVMKTLGKEGMTMVVVTHEMGFAREVADRVLFMDHGAIVEVGTPEHFFVNPEHERTKLFLSQIL, encoded by the coding sequence ATGATCGAAGTCAAGCAGATCAACAAATACTTCTATACGCCGGACAAGATTCATGCGCTCAGGGACGTCTCCACCACGGTGGAGGCCGGCGAGGTGGTCGTGGTCATCGGGCCGTCCGGTTCGGGCAAGTCCACCTTCCTGCGCTGCCTGAACAGGCTGGAGTACGCCGACGAGGGCCAGATACTCATCGACGGCGTGGACATTCTGGACTCCAAGACCAACATCAACAAGGTCCGCGCCGACGTGGGCATGGTGTTCCAGTCCTTCAATCTTTTTCCGCACAAGACCGTGCTGGAGAACCTCACCATCGCGCAGACGGTGGTTCGCAAACGCGGCAGGAAGGAAGCCGAAAAGAAGGCCATGGGCCTGTTGGAAAAGGTCGGCATCCACGCCAAGTCCGGCGTCTACCCGGACCAGCTTTCCGGCGGCCAGCAGCAGCGCGTGGCAATCGCTCGCGCCCTGTGCATGGACCCCAAGGTCATGCTTTTTGACGAACCCACCTCGGCCCTGGATCCGGAGATGATCGGCGAGGTCCTCGACGTGATGAAGACATTGGGCAAAGAAGGCATGACCATGGTGGTGGTGACCCACGAGATGGGCTTCGCCCGCGAGGTGGCGGACCGCGTGCTGTTCATGGACCACGGCGCCATTGTGGAAGTCGGCACGCCCGAGCACTTCTTTGTCAATCCGGAGCACGAGCGCACCAAGCTCTTCCTGAGCCAGATTCTGTAG
- a CDS encoding amino acid ABC transporter permease (The N-terminal region of this protein, as described by TIGR01726, is a three transmembrane segment that identifies a subfamily of ABC transporter permease subunits, which specificities that include histidine, arginine, glutamine, glutamate, L-cystine (sic), the opines (in Agrobacterium) octopine and nopaline, etc.) — protein MKPLSGISVRRTRGYYRFWTAFFFVMVFVLLGGLYYATKQVDYVWRWYRVPQYFYYQDEIEITSADSGTIAGVEEVRGRTVVTVRGPGFEEAYELPAKAEPRMSEGDLVFPGDVLGSYEEWKPGLLLQGLWITLKVSFLAIVVGIVIGLFAGLARLSENPALKWSAMTYIELIRGSPLLVQIFIWYFVFGTLVNQLLAANGLTQVPPLWFGVASLATFAGAYIAEIVRAGIQSIHRGQIEAARSLGMSAPQCMRHVVLPQAIKRILPPLAGQFISLVKDSSLLGLIAIRELTKATREIITVSLQPFEFWFVCAILYLVLTFALSMLLQWMERRMVY, from the coding sequence ATGAAGCCCTTATCGGGAATTAGTGTACGACGCACCCGCGGATATTACAGATTCTGGACCGCTTTCTTCTTCGTCATGGTATTTGTCCTGCTGGGCGGACTCTACTATGCCACGAAGCAGGTCGACTATGTCTGGCGTTGGTATCGGGTGCCCCAATATTTCTATTACCAGGATGAGATCGAAATCACCTCTGCCGATTCCGGCACCATAGCCGGTGTCGAGGAAGTCCGCGGCAGGACCGTCGTCACCGTGCGGGGGCCGGGTTTTGAAGAGGCGTACGAACTGCCGGCCAAAGCAGAGCCCAGGATGAGCGAGGGGGATCTCGTGTTCCCGGGCGACGTGCTCGGCTCCTATGAGGAATGGAAGCCGGGCTTGTTGCTTCAGGGCCTGTGGATAACGCTCAAGGTTTCTTTCCTGGCCATTGTCGTGGGCATCGTGATCGGGTTGTTCGCCGGCCTCGCCAGGCTTTCCGAAAACCCGGCGCTCAAATGGTCGGCCATGACCTACATCGAGCTCATTCGCGGCTCCCCGCTGCTCGTGCAGATATTCATCTGGTACTTCGTGTTCGGTACGCTGGTGAACCAGCTCCTCGCCGCGAACGGGTTAACGCAGGTGCCGCCCCTGTGGTTCGGCGTGGCATCGCTGGCCACGTTCGCCGGGGCCTACATTGCGGAGATAGTCCGCGCCGGAATCCAGTCCATCCATCGTGGACAGATAGAGGCGGCGCGCTCCCTGGGCATGTCTGCCCCCCAGTGCATGCGCCACGTGGTGCTGCCCCAGGCCATCAAGCGAATCCTCCCGCCGCTGGCCGGCCAGTTCATCAGCCTGGTCAAGGACTCCTCGCTGCTCGGCCTCATCGCCATCCGCGAACTCACCAAGGCGACGCGCGAGATAATCACTGTGAGCCTGCAGCCGTTCGAATTCTGGTTCGTGTGCGCAATTCTGTACCTCGTGCTTACCTTCGCGCTGTCCATGCTGCTGCAGTGGATGGAGAGGAGGATGGTGTACTGA